The following coding sequences lie in one Streptomyces sp. NBC_00510 genomic window:
- a CDS encoding ATP-binding protein, protein MAPHTTPSPRSLDTSPPHRGHWLDLPAERISVKAARHAMSEILTLWGVPGEPRADAVLILSELATNAVVHALSTRILCGVVLDMDQRLRIEVHDHDRRQISLPPRPPGPEDENGRGLLLVRQIADKWGVARSTRTGGNAVWATLLALP, encoded by the coding sequence GTGGCCCCCCACACGACCCCCTCCCCCCGGTCCCTGGACACCTCCCCCCCACACAGGGGCCACTGGCTGGATCTCCCGGCGGAGCGCATCAGCGTCAAGGCCGCCCGTCACGCGATGTCCGAAATCCTCACCCTGTGGGGGGTGCCTGGCGAGCCGCGCGCCGACGCCGTACTGATCCTCTCCGAGCTGGCCACCAACGCCGTCGTTCACGCACTCAGCACGCGGATCCTGTGCGGCGTCGTGCTCGACATGGATCAGCGCCTGCGTATCGAGGTACACGACCACGACCGTAGGCAGATCAGCCTGCCCCCGCGCCCCCCTGGCCCCGAGGACGAGAACGGTCGAGGGCTCCTGCTCGTACGGCAGATCGCAGACAAATGGGGAGTCGCCCGCTCCACACGCACCGGGGGCAACGCAGTATGGGCCACCCTTCTCGCTTTACCCTGA
- a CDS encoding helix-turn-helix transcriptional regulator translates to MSEARPGAGTSAPTVLRMILGKRLQELRRGAGVSLEDAAKALRVKPLTIRRLEKAEVGLKILYVEKLLETYGAQQGEIDEFIAMAERANEPGWWHAYRDVLPSWFTAYVSLETGAKTLRTYEPHYVTGLLQTHEYARALLRAGFPHGSEEDLERRVHLRLRRQSLLERPDAPTLWVVMEEAVLHRAVGGPEVMREQIDRLLAASDLPHVSLDIVPFATGAHVGACAPFTYFRFEEPELPDIVYSEILSASMYLDQRSDVAAHLEAHNRMSLLTSSADSKALLNRMRKEYS, encoded by the coding sequence GTGAGCGAGGCACGCCCGGGCGCCGGTACCAGCGCACCCACCGTTCTCCGCATGATCTTGGGCAAGCGGCTCCAGGAACTGCGGCGCGGCGCGGGGGTGTCGTTGGAGGACGCCGCCAAGGCCCTGCGTGTGAAGCCCTTGACCATCCGCCGGCTGGAAAAGGCAGAGGTCGGCCTGAAGATCCTCTACGTTGAGAAGCTGCTGGAGACCTACGGGGCCCAACAGGGCGAGATCGACGAGTTCATCGCCATGGCCGAGCGGGCCAACGAACCCGGCTGGTGGCATGCGTACCGCGACGTGCTGCCGTCCTGGTTCACCGCCTATGTGAGCCTGGAGACCGGCGCCAAGACCCTGCGCACGTACGAGCCTCACTACGTCACCGGGCTGCTGCAGACGCACGAATACGCGCGTGCGCTCCTGCGTGCCGGCTTCCCTCACGGCAGTGAGGAAGACCTGGAACGGCGTGTCCATCTGCGGTTGCGCCGGCAGAGCCTGCTGGAACGACCCGACGCACCCACGCTGTGGGTGGTGATGGAGGAGGCCGTCCTGCACCGCGCCGTCGGTGGACCGGAAGTGATGCGCGAGCAGATCGACCGGCTCCTTGCGGCGTCGGATCTGCCCCATGTCAGCCTGGACATCGTGCCGTTTGCCACCGGCGCCCACGTCGGGGCGTGTGCGCCGTTCACCTACTTCCGCTTCGAGGAGCCGGAGCTTCCCGACATCGTCTACAGCGAGATCCTCTCCGCCTCCATGTACCTCGATCAACGCTCCGACGTCGCAGCTCATCTCGAGG